A region of Lycium barbarum isolate Lr01 chromosome 3, ASM1917538v2, whole genome shotgun sequence DNA encodes the following proteins:
- the LOC132632748 gene encoding calmodulin-binding protein 60 A-like isoform X1, which translates to MKRQSQEDLKPRHDGGSSEDKRRRSVPSLRSVIMKVMNMHRVQHFMEPVLEPLIRRVVKEEVELALRKYMTTMKRNCGKDVYACELRSLKLKFLDVISPPVFTGTRIEGEESSLKVALVDALTGQVVSSGPESCSKVEIVVLEGDFDGDDADNWTAEEFKNNIVREREGKKPLLTGDAFLFLKDGIGWVSDISFTDNSSWTRSRKFRLGARLVDSFEGINVREAKTESFIVRDHRGELYKKHHPPSLSDEVWRLEKIGKDGAFHRRLSKERVNSVKDFLTLLYLDPTRLRNVLGTGMSTKMWEVTVEHARTCLLDKKMYLYYPSESVPKTGVAFNIVGQVMGLLPDCQLVPADNLSETQKDDARNLVICAFRHWEEVVSFEDESSLIDWVMQISTVQFSSNSPMVGTSDGSDNVLASQKVNRSEYQQLSASTPDIMPSFCSIAGFSILDDYVLHGIDNMDVTFDQPLNFPGQDTNSLMADTDSITPPPFCDDDHLSFFGTDYSLPSPNFAPSPDLQCAVSSFLSHNSAIVPLDKAQRRWKMLFSVLRWFSVRRIVNKRSIIS; encoded by the exons ATGAAGCGTCAATCACAAGAAGACCTCAAGCCTAGACACGATGGCGGTTCTTCCGAAGATAAACGTCGCCGTAGTGTGCCTTCTCTTAgaag TGTAATTATGAAAGTAATGAATATGCATAGAGTGCAACATTTTATGGAGCCTGTTTTGGAGCCACTGATTCGTCGAGTG GTAAAAGAGGAAGTGGAATTGGCTCTCAGGAAGTACATGACCACCATGAAACG GAATTGTGGGAAAGATGTATATGCTTGTGAACTTAGAAGCTTGAAGCTGAAGTTTTTAGATGTCATCTCTCCCCCAGTATTTACTGGAACTCGTATAGAAGGAGAGGAATCTAGTTTGAAAGTAGCCTTGGTTGATGCTCTTACTGGGCAAGTTGTCTCTAGTGGTCCTGAATCCTGTTCAAAAGTGGAAATTGTAGTACTAGAGGGGGATTTTGATGGTGATGATGCGGACAATTGGACTGCAGAAGAATTTAAGAACAACATTGTGAGAGAAAGGGAAGGAAAGAAACCTCTCCTTACTGGGGATGCATTTTTGTTTCTTAAGGACGGTATTGGCTGGGTGAGTGATATTTCATTTACTGATAACTCGAGCTGGACAAGAAGTCGTAAATTCAGGCTGGGTGCTAGGCTTGTTGATAGCTTTGAAGGGATCAATGTACGAGAGGCGAAGACAGAATCCTTCATTGTCAGGGATCACCGCGGAGAGT TGTACAAGAAGCACCACCCCCCTTCTCTTTCAGATGAAGTTTGGAGGCTGGAAAAGATTGGCAAAGATGGAGCTTTCCACAGACGTTTAAGCAAGGAAAGAGTCAACTCAGTGAAAGATTTTCTGACTCTACTCTATCTAGATCCGACAAGGCTTCGAAAT GTTCTTGGGACAGGTATGTCCACCAAAATGTGGGAAGTCACAGTAGAACATGCTCGAACGTGCTTACTTGACAAGAAAATGTACTTGTACTACCCATCTGAATCTGTGCCAAAAACTGGTGTGGCTTTTAACATTGTTGGGCAAGTGATGGGGCTTCTTCCAGACTGTCAGCTTGTTCCTGCTGATAACTTGTCCGAAACTCAAAAG GATGATGCTCGTAATTTGGTGATTTGTGCATTCAGACACTGGGAAGAAGTAGTCTCGTTTGAGGATGAGTCTTCTCTTATTGATTGGGTTATGCAAATCTCCACTGTTCAGTTCTCCTCAAACTCACCCATGGTGGGTACTTCTGATGGCAGTGACAATGTTTTAGCTTCCCAGAAGGTTAACAGAAGCGAATATCAGCAACTAAGTGCATCAACGCCTGATATCATGCCATCCTTCTGTTCAATTGCTGGTTTCAGCATCTTGGATGACTATGTCTTGCATGGTATAGACAACATGGATGTTACGTTTGACCAACCGCTAAATTTCCCAGGGCAAGACACCAACTCCTTGATGGCTGATACTGATTCTATAACTCCCCCGCCATTTTGTGATGATGATCATCTGTCTTTCTTTGGCACAGACTATTCCCTTCCCAGTCCAAACTTTGCTCCATCACCTGATCTACAGTGTGCTGTCAGCAGCTTTCTTTCTCATAATAGTGCAATTGTTCCCCTGGATAAAGCTCAAAGGAGATGGAAGATGCTATTTAGTGTTCTAAGATGGTTCTCTGTAAGGAGGATCGTAAACAAAAGAAGCATCATATCTTAA
- the LOC132634239 gene encoding NAC domain-containing protein 6-like, producing MSTVRVMGERFHPTEVQLINYLKRFLKGESFPSQCPIRLADIYGDQPPSAIFGEEKVGYFISPLKKQKESDERYRPTCGNGTWRSQTSGIHIENRKGTVVVGFRRNLKCTCKEKKQNCSTTWLMRGYFVEDDFFRTNDIPKHFVLCRIKKIIKEKKVKDVTVTEQDVAGSFRSYVVRT from the coding sequence ATGTCGACTGTGCGTGTTATGGGTGAGCGTTTTCACCCAACTGAAGTGCAATTAATCAACTATCTCAAAAGGTTCTTGAAGGGTGAATCTTTCCCGAGTCAATGCCCTATTCGGCTTGCGGATATCTATGGTGATCAACCTCCATCGGCCATTTTTGGAGAAGAGAAAGTTGGCTACTTTATTTCACCGTTGAAGAAGCAGAAGGAATCAGATGAAAGGTATCGTCCAACTTGTGGCAACGGGACTTGGAGAAGCCAAACTAGTGGCATACATATCGAGAATCGCAAGGGTACTGTTGTTGTGGGCTTTAGAAGAAATTTAAAATGTACTTGCAAAGAAAAAAAGCAAAACTGTAGTACTACTTGGTTGATGAGAGGGTATTTCGTGGAGGATGATTTCTTCAGGACAAACGATATTCCTAAACATTTTGTACTGTGCCGAATCAAGAAAATTATAAAAGAGAAAAAGGTGAAGGATGTTACGGTAACAGAACAAGATGTTGCGGGGAGTTTTCGAAGCTATGTTGTAAGAACTTGA
- the LOC132632748 gene encoding calmodulin-binding protein 60 A-like isoform X2, which translates to MKVMNMHRVQHFMEPVLEPLIRRVVKEEVELALRKYMTTMKRNCGKDVYACELRSLKLKFLDVISPPVFTGTRIEGEESSLKVALVDALTGQVVSSGPESCSKVEIVVLEGDFDGDDADNWTAEEFKNNIVREREGKKPLLTGDAFLFLKDGIGWVSDISFTDNSSWTRSRKFRLGARLVDSFEGINVREAKTESFIVRDHRGELYKKHHPPSLSDEVWRLEKIGKDGAFHRRLSKERVNSVKDFLTLLYLDPTRLRNVLGTGMSTKMWEVTVEHARTCLLDKKMYLYYPSESVPKTGVAFNIVGQVMGLLPDCQLVPADNLSETQKDDARNLVICAFRHWEEVVSFEDESSLIDWVMQISTVQFSSNSPMVGTSDGSDNVLASQKVNRSEYQQLSASTPDIMPSFCSIAGFSILDDYVLHGIDNMDVTFDQPLNFPGQDTNSLMADTDSITPPPFCDDDHLSFFGTDYSLPSPNFAPSPDLQCAVSSFLSHNSAIVPLDKAQRRWKMLFSVLRWFSVRRIVNKRSIIS; encoded by the exons ATGAAAGTAATGAATATGCATAGAGTGCAACATTTTATGGAGCCTGTTTTGGAGCCACTGATTCGTCGAGTG GTAAAAGAGGAAGTGGAATTGGCTCTCAGGAAGTACATGACCACCATGAAACG GAATTGTGGGAAAGATGTATATGCTTGTGAACTTAGAAGCTTGAAGCTGAAGTTTTTAGATGTCATCTCTCCCCCAGTATTTACTGGAACTCGTATAGAAGGAGAGGAATCTAGTTTGAAAGTAGCCTTGGTTGATGCTCTTACTGGGCAAGTTGTCTCTAGTGGTCCTGAATCCTGTTCAAAAGTGGAAATTGTAGTACTAGAGGGGGATTTTGATGGTGATGATGCGGACAATTGGACTGCAGAAGAATTTAAGAACAACATTGTGAGAGAAAGGGAAGGAAAGAAACCTCTCCTTACTGGGGATGCATTTTTGTTTCTTAAGGACGGTATTGGCTGGGTGAGTGATATTTCATTTACTGATAACTCGAGCTGGACAAGAAGTCGTAAATTCAGGCTGGGTGCTAGGCTTGTTGATAGCTTTGAAGGGATCAATGTACGAGAGGCGAAGACAGAATCCTTCATTGTCAGGGATCACCGCGGAGAGT TGTACAAGAAGCACCACCCCCCTTCTCTTTCAGATGAAGTTTGGAGGCTGGAAAAGATTGGCAAAGATGGAGCTTTCCACAGACGTTTAAGCAAGGAAAGAGTCAACTCAGTGAAAGATTTTCTGACTCTACTCTATCTAGATCCGACAAGGCTTCGAAAT GTTCTTGGGACAGGTATGTCCACCAAAATGTGGGAAGTCACAGTAGAACATGCTCGAACGTGCTTACTTGACAAGAAAATGTACTTGTACTACCCATCTGAATCTGTGCCAAAAACTGGTGTGGCTTTTAACATTGTTGGGCAAGTGATGGGGCTTCTTCCAGACTGTCAGCTTGTTCCTGCTGATAACTTGTCCGAAACTCAAAAG GATGATGCTCGTAATTTGGTGATTTGTGCATTCAGACACTGGGAAGAAGTAGTCTCGTTTGAGGATGAGTCTTCTCTTATTGATTGGGTTATGCAAATCTCCACTGTTCAGTTCTCCTCAAACTCACCCATGGTGGGTACTTCTGATGGCAGTGACAATGTTTTAGCTTCCCAGAAGGTTAACAGAAGCGAATATCAGCAACTAAGTGCATCAACGCCTGATATCATGCCATCCTTCTGTTCAATTGCTGGTTTCAGCATCTTGGATGACTATGTCTTGCATGGTATAGACAACATGGATGTTACGTTTGACCAACCGCTAAATTTCCCAGGGCAAGACACCAACTCCTTGATGGCTGATACTGATTCTATAACTCCCCCGCCATTTTGTGATGATGATCATCTGTCTTTCTTTGGCACAGACTATTCCCTTCCCAGTCCAAACTTTGCTCCATCACCTGATCTACAGTGTGCTGTCAGCAGCTTTCTTTCTCATAATAGTGCAATTGTTCCCCTGGATAAAGCTCAAAGGAGATGGAAGATGCTATTTAGTGTTCTAAGATGGTTCTCTGTAAGGAGGATCGTAAACAAAAGAAGCATCATATCTTAA